A single region of the Brassica rapa cultivar Chiifu-401-42 chromosome A03, CAAS_Brap_v3.01, whole genome shotgun sequence genome encodes:
- the LOC103857323 gene encoding trans-cinnamate 4-monooxygenase, with protein sequence MDLLLLEKSLIAVFAAVVLATVISKLRGKILKLPPGPIPIPIFGNWLQVGDDLNHRNLVDYAKKFGDLFLLRMGQRNLVVVSSPNLTKEVLHTQGVEFGSRTRNVVFDIFTGKGQDMVFTVYGEHWRKMRRIMTVPFFTNKVVQRNREGWEFEAASVVEDVKKNPDSATKGIVLRKRLQLMMYNNMFRIMFDRRFESEDDPLFLRLKALNGERSRLAQSFEYNYGDFIPILRPFLRGYLRICQDVKDRRLALLKKYFVDERKQIASSKPTGSEGLKCAIDHIIEAQQKGEINEDNVLYIVENINVAAIETTLWSIEWGIAELVNHPEIQSKLRNEIDTVLGPGVQITEPELHKLPYLQAVIKETLRLRMAIPLLVPHMNLNDAKLAGYDIPAESKILVNAWWLANNPESWKKPEEFRPERFFEEEAHVEANGNDFRYVPFGVGRRSCPGIILALPILGITIGRLVQNFELLPPPGQSKVDTSEKGGQFSLHILNHSTIVMKPRSF encoded by the exons ATGGATCTCCTCTTGTTGGAGAAGTCTCTAATAGCCGTCTTCGCGGCGGTGGTTCTCGCCACCGTGATCTCCAAGCTCCGCGGCAAGATACTAAAACTACCTCCCGGTCCTATACCGATACCAATCTTCGGAAACTGGCTCCAGGTCGGAGACGATCTCAACCACCGTAACCTCGTCGACTACGCCAAAAAGTTCGGAGACCTCTTCCTCCTCAGGATGGGACAGCGAAACCTAGTGGTCGTCTCTTCCCCAAACCTAACCAAAGAAGTGCTCCACACGCAAGGCGTGGAGTTCGGATCTCGGACGAGAAACGTCGTCTTCGACATCTTCACGGGCAAGGGACAGGACATGGTGTTCACGGTCTACGGAGAGCACTGGAGGAAGATGAGGAGGATCATGACGGTTCCTTTCTTCACCAACAAGGTTGTGCAGCGGAACAGAGAAGGATGGGAGTTCGAAGCCGCGAGCGTGGTCGAGGACGTGAAGAAGAATCCAGACTCCGCGACCAAAGGGATCGTGTTGAGGAAACGCTTGCAGTTGATGATGTACAACAACATGTTCCGTATCATGTTCGATAGAAGGTTCGAGAGTGAAGATGATCCTCTCTTCCTTAGGCTTAAAGCCTTGAACGGAGAGAGAAGTAGATTGGCTCAGAGCTTTGAGTATAACTATGGAGATTTCATCCCTATCCTTAGGCCGTTCCTTAGAGGCTACTTGAGGATCTGTCAGGATGTGAAGGACAGAAGATTAGCTCTCTTGAAGAAGTACTTTGTTGACGAGAGGAA GCAAATCGCAAGTTCGAAGCCTACAGGAAGCGAAGGATTGAAATGCGCCATTGATCATATCATTGAAGCTCAACAGAAGGGAGAGATCAACGAGGACAACGTTCTTTACATCGTCGAGAACATCAATGTCGCTG CTATTGAGACAACATTGTGGTCTATCGAGTGGGGAATAGCGGAGCTAGTGAACCATCCTGAGATCCAGAGCAAGCTAAGGAACGAAATCGATACGGTTCTTGGACCAGGCGTTCAAATCACAGAGCCTGAGCTGCACAAGCTTCCCTACCTCCAAGCCGTGATCAAGGAGACGCTTAGACTAAGAATGGCTATACCTCTCCTTGTGCCACACATGAACCTCAACGACGCTAAGCTGGCTGGCTACGACATCCCAGCGGAAAGCAAGATCTTGGTCAATGCCTGGTGGCTAGCGAACAACCCTGAGAGCTGGAAGAAACCTGAAGAGTTTAGGCCGGAGAGGTTCTTTGAAGAAGAGGCGCATGTGGAAGCCAATGGTAATGACTTCAGGTATGTGCCGTTTGGTGTTGGACGTAGAAGCTGTCCTGGGATTATATTGGCGTTGCCCATTTTGGGAATCACTATCGGTAGGTTGGTACAGAACTTCGAGCTACTTCCTCCTCCAGGACAGTCTAAAGTTGATACTTCTGAGAAAGGTGGACAGTTCAGCTTGCACATCCTTAACCACTCCACAATTGTAATGAAGCCAAGGtccttttaa
- the LOC117132800 gene encoding protein NETWORKED 4B-like, whose protein sequence is MASSAALSKKQFKRSTTKKSHSWWWDSHNCPKNSKWLAENLEKMDDRVKHMLKLIEEDADSFAKKAQMYYQKRPELIHLVEEFYRMYRALAERYDQASGELQKNQQSQGSLDQSSPTSSRRHKDEEESSSLTDSDSVHDHSSASDEDGDEALIRRMAELELELQETKQKLLLQQECDNGDNNTDLLQKITVYEGELREANEQIRMQEEEIANLKVELQSCMSSGAEEKLKLAQNDADTLRNKLNAEKKEVSKLVERLAMVKTSLQDRDNEVRSLKTAVSDAEEKIFPEKAQIKGEMSKLVEERNQLGEQLRELESHVRLILEEKAGIEEKLKGESEKLSVMKDESNVLRDEIGKREEKIKEMEKHMKELHMEQVRLRRRSSELAEEVERTRVAASEVADQKREAIRQLCMSLDYYKDGYERLWNVVAGHKRGVVLAS, encoded by the exons ATGGCCTCGTCTGCG gcACTTAGCAAGAAGCAGTTTAAGAGGTCTACGACCAAAAAATCACACTCATGGTGGTGGGACAGTCACAATTGTCCCAAGAACTCAAAGTGGCTTGCAGAGAATCTAGAGA AGATGGATGACCGTGTGAAACACATGTTGAAGTTGATTGAAGAAGACGCAGACTCTTTTGCCAAGAAAGCTCAGATGTATTACCAGAAGCGTCCCGAGTTAATCCACCTTGTGGAGGAGTTTTACCGCATGTACCGCGCTTTGGCTGAGCGTTATGATCAAGCTAGTGGTGAACTTCAGAAAAACCAACAGTCACAGGGCTCTCTTGACCAATCATCTCCTACCTCGAGTCGCCGTCATAAGGACGAGGAAGAGTCATCATCTTTGACTGATTCTGACTCGGTTCATGATCATTCCTCTGCTAGTGATGAAGATGGTGACGAGGCATTAATCCGTAGGATGGCTGAACTAGAGCTTGAGCTtcaagaaacaaaacagaagCTCCTTCTCCAGCAGGAATGTGATAACGGTGACAACAACACTGATCTCCTTCAGAAAATTACTGTATATGAAGGAGAGCTTAGAGAAGCCAATGAACAGATTCGGATGCAAGAAGAAGAGATTGCTAATCTGAAGGTTGAGCTTCAGAGCTGCATGTCCTCTGGAGCAGAGGAGAAGCTCAAGTTGGCTCAAAACGACGCTGACACTCTCAGAAACAAGCTCAACGCAGAGAAGAAAGAAGTCTCGAAGTTGGTTGAGAGACTTGCAATGGTGAAAACTAGTTTACAGGACAGAGACAACGAGGTAAGGTCGCTGAAGACAGCAGTCTCTGACGCTGAAGAGAAGATATTCCCGGAGAAAGCACAGATCAAGGGAGAGATGTCAAAGCTCGTTGAAGAACGAAACCAGCTTGGAGAGCAGTTGAGAGAGCTGGAATCACATGTAAGGCTGATCTTGGAAGAGAAAGCTGGAATAGAGGAGAAGCTTAAAGGAGAATCCGAGAAGCTAAGTGTGATGAAAGATGAGAGCAATGTGCTGAGAGATGAGATTgggaagagagaagagaagataaaGGAAATGGAGAAGCATATGAAGGAGCTTCACATGGAGCAAGTGAGGCTAAGAAGAAGGTCGAGTGAGCTTGCGGAAGAAGTGGAGAGGACGAGAGTGGCTGCATCTGAAGTGGCTGACCAGAAAAGAGAGGCCATAAGACAATTGTGTATGTCTCTTGACTATTACAAAGATGGGTATGAGAGGCTTTGGAATGTTGTTGCAGGACATAAGAGAGGAGTGGTCTTAGCATCATGA